The Legionella jordanis genomic sequence CAGGGACATGACATTTCCGCTATCGGCGTTTAGGCCTGAAGGGATATCCAAGGCCAGGACCGGAATGTCACAATCGTTGATCTGGTTAATGGCGACTGCTATTGGCCCCCTAACCTCTCCTTGCAAACCTATACCAAGCAAGGCATCAACGATTAAATCAACGTCAGAATCTATGGGTTCATCAAGAGCCTGGCAATACAGTCCTGCGGAAAGAGCTTGTACTGCTGCATGTTGTGCTGCGGGAGGTAATTCTTCAACTGTTCGATACTGATTAACAATAACAGAATAGCCTTTTTCAAGCGCTAGGCGCGCGAGTACATAACCATCACCAGCATTATTTCCTCCTCCGCAAAATATCACCAGGCGTCGTGCCTTAGGAAACAATTGGCTCATGCAAGAAAATGCACTTTTTCCAGCACGCTCCATAAGCTCAGTTTCGCTTAGATGCATTTTGGATACAGCCATTCGTTCACATGAACGAATCTGTTTTACCTGGTAAAGAGGGGTTTTGGCCGCAGTCATTATTTTTCTTATGCTCCACTATGTGCCAGGAACAACATCAACATGCTATTTGCATGAATCATCGATGATGATCCATGTAAGTCTTTCTGATCTGAATTGAGAAATCCAAAAATTCTCTTAATGAATTTCTCTATGCTTCCTAGCAAACCAATTAAAGCAACGATTTGCTAGAAAGCATCGTCTATTGTAATGAATGTCGCGATTGCCATTTTATAATGGTAATCTTTCCTGCATTACAGGCTGACTTTATTTTTCTTTTTTCACCAGAGTAAGGGCTGGTTTGCGGCCTTTTGCTTCAAGTCCGGCTTTTGTCGAAGGAGGCGGTGGAGGTTGGAAAGGATCCTCTCCGAACTCCATGCCTTGTCCGTTTTCCTTAGCATAAATGGCCTGAACCGCCGCGGGCACAACAAAAATTTGTATGCTTTCACCTGAAAAGCGGGCAGTAAACACGATTCGATCATTCTCAAGATGAAGACCGCGACATGCTCTTGGTGAAATATTTAATACTATCCTACCATCATTGACGTACTCAAGCGGAACCTGGACACCTGGGTAATTAGCGTTCACCAGAATGTAGGGTGTCTTATCGTTATCAACAATCCAATCGTAGACAGCACGAATTAAATATGGCTTATTTGAGGTCATCATCATTAGGCTGCTCTCAATTGCCTCTCAGCATCGCTTAAACTGGTTTGAAACGCTTCTCTTTTAAAGACACGTTGCATATAAGCGTGCAAGCCTTTGAATTTTGCTGGAATTTCTATTCCCAATTGGGGGAGACGCCATAATAACGGAGCAAGGGCACAATCCAGTAAGGAAAATTCATCGCTTAAAAAATAAGGTTTGTCCGCAAATACCGGTTCGAGATTAAGTAAGCTTTCGGTTAAATACTGTCTGGATTGTTCGACATTACTGCCTAACTTAATATTTTCTAACAAACAATACCAATCTTGCTCTATACGATGCATCATCTTACGCGTTTCAGCTCTGGCAACTGGGTAGACCGGCAAGAGAGGAGGATGGGGAAAGCGCTCATCCAAGTATTCCATGATGATGCGTGCTTCGTAGAGAACCAGTTCTCTATCCAGAAGCGTGGGAACTGTCCCATAAGGATTGACAACCAATAAATCATTTGGAGCTTCACCTTGTTTTGCAGGAAGGATTTCAACATTCACTCCTTTCTCAGCCAGGACTATACGAACTTGATGACTGTAAATGTCATCACTGTCAGAATATAAAGACATAATCGTGCGCTTTGCCACAATAGCCATTAGCAACTCCTCGTCAGCAGTTAATCACACCTTTTAGGCATGCCAAAGGGCGCCATTTTATCACAAATTGCTCTCTATGAAGATAGAAAGAAAATATTTTCAAATTTAATACAATAAGCCTTGGAGTTATTGGCAAAAATAACCAATAAATTGAAACATCCAGTCACCTCTAATGTATTTTTTTCCAGTAAGCCTTCTTCAATTGATAGGCTATCACCAAGAAAATGAATAAAAATGCCAGCACTAAAACTCCTATTCGATAACGTACTAATTTCGCTGGCTCTGCGACATAGCTTAAAAAGCTTATCAAATCGTCAAGCATGCTATCGAATTCAGGTTGACTCATCTCACCCCTTTTAAGTAACACGAGGTGTGAAATGGGTGATTTAACATCAGTCCCCTGACGGACAGCGATTACTTCTCCTCGAAGAGGCTCTAAAACGTTGGGCATAGCTAAATCTGGAAGTAATAAATTATTGCTACCAAAAGGCCTTGTTTTATCCACATAGAAACTCTTCAAAAATGTATAAATCCAGTCTGCTCCGCGTTCACGAACTTTAAGAGATAAATCGGGGGGGAGATTCCCAAACCATTGCCTTGCCGATGTCTCAGGCATCGCTATCTGAATTGGCTCGGTTATTTTCGCACTGGTAAAAATAAGGTTATTAAATAATAAATCCTCATCTATTTCACCGGAGAATGTAGTCAGACCAAGATCTTCAGCCATACGGTTGTAGCGCATGTAGCGCAAAGAATGGCATCCTGAACAATAATTCATAAATATTTTTGCACCACGTTGCAGTTTAGCTTGATCCTGGACATCAATATTTCCCGATTGCATCACTACATCACTTGCAAAACACGGAGAAATTAATAATAAACCCAACAGGCAGGCAGCAATCCCTCTGTTCATACCGTTATCCTCTCGGGAACCGTTTGTGTTTGCTCATATCGCGTGTAAAAAGGCATAAAAATAAAGTATGCAAAATATACAGCAGTGAAAAAACGTGCCAAATACTGCTTGGCCGGGGTCATGATGACTGTCCCTAAATAGCCCAGAAAAATGAAACTGATTACAAAAATCAGCAAAGCATATTTCGAATAAATCCCTTTAAACCGCATTGCACGAACAGGACTTTTATCTAGCCAGGGAACGAAGAAGAGAATTAAAATTGAGGCAGCCATAATGATTACCCCGAACAATTTATCAGGTATGGCTCGCAACATGGCGTAAAAGGGTGTCAAATACCACACTGGGGCAATGTGTTCTGGGGTCACCATAGGATTTGCTGGGGCAAAATTTGGATGTTCCAAAAAATACCCCCCCATTTCTGGGGCAAAGAACACAACAGCAAAAAACACAATCAGAAAAACAATCACTCCGACAAAATCTTTTACCGTGTAGTAAGGATGAAATGGAATTCCATCGACAGGTTTGCCATTCTCATCCAAATGTTTTTTTATGTCGATACCAAGGGGGTTATTGGAACCGACTTTATGCAATGCAATAATATGTAAGAAGACTAAGAATATGAATAGAAGTGGAACTCCAATCACGTGCAAGGCAAAAAAACGCTGTAAAGTGGCATTGGCCACATTGAAATCCCCCCGCAGCCAGGTTGCCAGGCTCTCTCCAAAATAAGGGATTGCTCCAAACAATGAGGTTATGACTTGCGCCCCCCAGTAAGACATTTGTCCCCAAGGCAATAAATAACCAAAAAAGGCTTCTGCCATCAACAAAATGAACAGCAACATACCAATGATCCAAAGAAGTTCTCTTGGCCTTTGATAAGAACCATAAAGCAATGCTCTAAACATATGGATGTAGACCACAATGAAAAAGGCAGAAGCTCCTGTGGAGTGCATATAACGCAACAGCCAGCCATAGTTGACATCTCGCATTATGTATTCGACGGAGTTAAATGCCTGCTCTGCAGTGGCTGTATAAAACATGGTTAACCAGAGCCCTGTCAGCAATTGATTCAAAAGAACAATCAGGGCAAGAGAGCCAAAAAAATAGTAAAAGTTTAAATTTTTGGGTGCATAATATTCGCTGACATGCGCTCGCCATGTGGTTATCAATGGGAAACGCGAATCAAGCCAGTTCATTAGTCCATTCATCTCGCACTATCCTTCTTGTTTATCCTCTCCAATAACAATCACATGCTCACTCACAAAATGATAGGGCGGAACTGCTAAATTAATCGGCGCCGGCACCCCCTTAAACACTCGGCCAGCCAAGTCAAAGCGTGAACCATGGCAGGGACAGTAAAATCCACCTGGCCAATTTGGCCCCAGCTCATTAGGATTGGGCATGTATTTTGGCGAACAGCCCAAATGAGTACAAACTCCGATTAGCACTAAATACTCAGGATTGATCGAACGAAATTGGTTCTTAGCATAGGAAGGCTGTTGCTCGACAAGGGATTGAGGATC encodes the following:
- the sspA gene encoding stringent starvation protein SspA translates to MAIVAKRTIMSLYSDSDDIYSHQVRIVLAEKGVNVEILPAKQGEAPNDLLVVNPYGTVPTLLDRELVLYEARIIMEYLDERFPHPPLLPVYPVARAETRKMMHRIEQDWYCLLENIKLGSNVEQSRQYLTESLLNLEPVFADKPYFLSDEFSLLDCALAPLLWRLPQLGIEIPAKFKGLHAYMQRVFKREAFQTSLSDAERQLRAA
- a CDS encoding cytochrome c1 encodes the protein MQSGNIDVQDQAKLQRGAKIFMNYCSGCHSLRYMRYNRMAEDLGLTTFSGEIDEDLLFNNLIFTSAKITEPIQIAMPETSARQWFGNLPPDLSLKVRERGADWIYTFLKSFYVDKTRPFGSNNLLLPDLAMPNVLEPLRGEVIAVRQGTDVKSPISHLVLLKRGEMSQPEFDSMLDDLISFLSYVAEPAKLVRYRIGVLVLAFLFIFLVIAYQLKKAYWKKIH
- the petA gene encoding ubiquinol-cytochrome c reductase iron-sulfur subunit; translation: MGGVGVACALTPFVSSWWPSAQAQAAGAPVQVDLSKMEPGQQVTVPWRGKPVWIIRRTKEMLQTLNKDESDLRDPQSLVEQQPSYAKNQFRSINPEYLVLIGVCTHLGCSPKYMPNPNELGPNWPGGFYCPCHGSRFDLAGRVFKGVPAPINLAVPPYHFVSEHVIVIGEDKQEG
- a CDS encoding cytochrome b, giving the protein MNGLMNWLDSRFPLITTWRAHVSEYYAPKNLNFYYFFGSLALIVLLNQLLTGLWLTMFYTATAEQAFNSVEYIMRDVNYGWLLRYMHSTGASAFFIVVYIHMFRALLYGSYQRPRELLWIIGMLLFILLMAEAFFGYLLPWGQMSYWGAQVITSLFGAIPYFGESLATWLRGDFNVANATLQRFFALHVIGVPLLFIFLVFLHIIALHKVGSNNPLGIDIKKHLDENGKPVDGIPFHPYYTVKDFVGVIVFLIVFFAVVFFAPEMGGYFLEHPNFAPANPMVTPEHIAPVWYLTPFYAMLRAIPDKLFGVIIMAASILILFFVPWLDKSPVRAMRFKGIYSKYALLIFVISFIFLGYLGTVIMTPAKQYLARFFTAVYFAYFIFMPFYTRYEQTQTVPERITV
- a CDS encoding ClpXP protease specificity-enhancing factor, whose amino-acid sequence is MMMTSNKPYLIRAVYDWIVDNDKTPYILVNANYPGVQVPLEYVNDGRIVLNISPRACRGLHLENDRIVFTARFSGESIQIFVVPAAVQAIYAKENGQGMEFGEDPFQPPPPPSTKAGLEAKGRKPALTLVKKEK